The Podospora pseudopauciseta strain CBS 411.78 chromosome 7 map unlocalized CBS411.78m_7.2, whole genome shotgun sequence genome contains a region encoding:
- a CDS encoding uncharacterized protein (EggNog:ENOG503Q05V): MGLTYQLWLAVALISSTIAQPPPSTTTTYPTTITTALTTTYTNPSTPSATTIDHITLLDPWPVSPDFESIFPYPLTQTEILSRTIIHSPSSTSISPPTSTTLTWSLWAVQAFDMSPYVPPICPGPEGEEGCAYGSIKPHYRCEELGLETRCARQCELKDWIWWCRLPRNDGKDSLNGGLGGAPVGRVCADRVDGRGGEGGGGGLAWVPLVEPCDHTDFKVGCKVCREEEEEEGRVEWRG, from the coding sequence ATGGGCCTAACATACCAACTGTGGCTCGCCGTAGCCCTAATCAGCTCAACAATagcccaaccacctccctcaaccacaaccacctaccccaccaccatcacaacgGCCCTCACAACAACCtacaccaacccctccaccccatccgccaccaccatcgaccaCATCACCCTCCTAGACCCCTGGCCTGTCTCTCCCGACTTCGAATCCATCTTCCCCTACCCCCTCACCCAAACCGAAATTCTCTCCCGCACTATCatccactccccctcctcaacctccatctccccgcCCACCAGCACAACCCTCACCTGGTCCCTATGGGCAGTCCAAGCGTTTGACATGTCCCCTTATGTCCCCCCCATCTGCCCCGGTccagaaggggaagaaggctgTGCATACGGGAGCATCAAGCCTCATTATCGATGCGAGGAGTTGGGACTAGAGACGAGGTGTGCGAGGCAGTGCGAGTTGAAGGATTGGATTTGGTGGTGTAGGCTGCCGAGGAATGATGGAAAGGACTCGTTGAATGGAGGTTTGGGTGGTGCGCcggtggggagggtttgCGCGGATAGGGTGGATGGtcgggggggagaggggggaggcggggggtTGGCTTGGGTGCCGTTGGTGGAACCTTGTGATCATACTGATTTCAAGGTTGGGTGTAAGGTTTgtcgggaggaggaggaggaggaagggcgGGTGGAGTGGAGGGGCTGA
- a CDS encoding uncharacterized protein (EggNog:ENOG503PIA6), whose protein sequence is MLRLLLIYLAYCALNVFSAPPSSADHRTNHQSQSQVLKLGDDKPCTWDDTFGEVDCGSFTITFGDGSFLGWKLYTTLRLSNFSVHFDLNCTHMGDVWTTAPNAPGLPYVISIHGGNGCISTDFWWTDWDNLWIKYANQWVDVASDSRCTSVYWNRKGRRCVIETRPADPQPKSGVEVGGATVRG, encoded by the exons ATGCTCAGGCTACTGCTGATCTACCTGGCGTATTGCGCCTTGAATGTCTTCTCTGCACCTCCTTCATCTGCAGATCATCGAACGAACCATCAGAGCCAGTCCCAAGTCCTTAAACTTGGTGATGACAAACCTTGTACTTGGGATGATACCTTCGGTGAAGTAGATTG CGGGTCATTCACCATCACGTTTGGCGACGGTAGTTTCCTGGGCTGGAAACTCTACACCACCCTTCGCCTCTCAAACTTCTCGGTTCACTTCGATCTCAACTGCACACACATGGGTGACGTTTGGACAACTGCTCCAAATGCCCCTGGGCTCCCCTACGTAATCTCGATTCACGGCGGTAACGGGTGCATCTCAACGGACTTCTGGTGGACCGATTGGGACAACCTCTGGATCAAGTATGCAAATCAGTGGGTCGATGTGGCCAGCGATTCAAGATGCACAAGTGTGTATTGGAATagaaaggggaggagatgcGTTATTGAGACCAGACCCGCTGATCCACAACCCAAATCTGGTGTGGAAGTTGGTGGGGCAACAGTCAGGGGCTAG